TGCAAAATACAGAaacaaagtttgaatttgatattcgaaatttcacaAGTTGAGTATACTTGCGGGCTTTCTTGCGAAACCCAACTTTtcgatttgaagaaaatcaaagaaacttTATATACCCTAAAATTCATTAGATCTTACTGAATGCGTTGGCCGGTAGAGACAAATTAAATGCGATGAGAAGAAATGCGACGAATTGCGCCGACatcatctgaaattcaaaatatcgaaaagcTTAAgggaaaatacagaaaatagaaaaaaaaacttgttggAGTAGACTGATTCAGTTATGAGTAGAAGCTTCTTTTATAGTAGAAAACTGTCTACTGTACCCTGAAACTCTTACTGATCAAGAAACAGTTATCATCCAATAACATTGAACTTTACTGAAATTGTTATGAGACACTTGACAATGTTATTATCTATCAAAAGTAGTATTCACAAGTAGTCCTCAAATTATACTCTGTGAATAATAGAAAGTTTTAATGTTGAAAAGTGTGACATTAAACGGATTTTACAATACAGTATTAaggagaaatagaaaaattatgtATACGACTATAGTCCTAGGACATAACGCTAGGACAAATAATTTCATGAGACAGTTTTTCCTGAGCCGGATGTGTAGCATTTAAGTTATTCATTTATTTGCAAATACAAGACACTCCCTTCCTCGCTTGGTCTTTGAAGATCCTGTCAAAATACTTTTCTGTAACGTTTGTGCAattcactaatttttcaatgaaaaattcggTTTACGTCACACTTCAAaccatcaaattttctaatattcaCAGAGTTTAATTGAAGGGCTACATTTGAATAGCACTTTTTATTGTTAATAACATTGTCAGGTGTCTCGATAATCATAACAATTTTAAGGAAGTTCAATGTTATTCGATGTTCAATGTTATTCATCTGttgatttccattttctttgttttttcgatCCGTAATGTACCGTAATGGTAAGTAAACGTGTGCaaagtttttgtttccttGAAACTTTGTTCATTCACATCACAAACTGGCTCGTTGGGACTTGTGAAAGAAACaattaatgtttgaaaaagtaaacatataaaattcattcaaaatattgatgGAATCATTGAAACACTTGGCaagcattgaaaaaatgtaatacaattaaaaaattactccTCGAAATATTCCAGGAAAGACGAAGAGAGAACGAAATTCCAGTTTTCAGCATTTGTGTTTTCGTATCGAAAATGTTCCCCAAcaattttaacagaaataGTTTGATCATCATATGGAAGCTTTGACTTGATCGTACTGAGCACGGTGACCAGTCGTGCGAGGCAACGCTGAACACCCCATTTTACATCCATCATGGGAATATCGTTTGTTTTGATTGTGtcaacctgaaatttttgatgatttaaatataaattgagTATGAGCCAACTTGGTagacaaagtttttttggtcTTTGCGGCCAATCAGGATGGTTGGAACATTTCCAAGGAACGATTGGAAGTAGTGTTTCTGGCTGTTCCAGTGTAACCATTTACGTTGCTTTTATTTCCACAAATTCATCATCTGTAAATGATAGTactgattaattttttgtttctagcAAATTTCTCCATGATTGTGATATTTAACAGAGCATTATGAACCGAGGCTCAAGATAGAAAGGAATCGAAGTATTTTTTACATGTCAAAAACTGTCCGAGTCGGATTTCGAGAATagtcaaacattttgaacttcGAGAAAAAAgcaagatttttttggtttggtTTTCATAGTGAGACCCGGAAGatgtcaaaataaaaaaattctacaatgGATAGTGTCTAATACtcaataattcaaaacttaCTTTTGTCAATCGCATCAACTTCAGAAGCGTAATAGACTTTTATTGTTTCGTTCCTGGTTTCAAAAGACGTTCGGAGTACCACTTTTGAGCATGTCGCATTTGACACCTTTTCGTTTGGATTATGGTGGTTTCCCAAGTCATTAAGAGTCATGTACTTCTCAAAGTTATACCCTGCTCCGCAATTATCTATATAGGACTTTCCGAGCTTGTGGAGAAATATTACTCCATTCTTGCGGAGAACTACAATTTCAAACGGTGTTTGGTTATAATTTGACGCtgttgcaatttttgtcaaaatggatcggtttgaaaaaatatcggCGCCGATTGTCTGAAATCTTCCATACTTTTAGAATCAAGAAAAACTAATGTGTACCTCTTTCAATGAAGTTCCTCGTTTAGCAGTTTTTCGTGTGAAGTCACAAATGGATTCATAAATATCTCCATCTCCCTCGTCTTTGAAGCGCTCACATCCAAGGGTGAGATCCAGAGGATCTTTCAACAGACCAAAAAGATCAGGATTTTCATTTAAACGATTTGCCTACTTTGCCAAAACCCTAACTACTTCaagttaaaaaacaatttttttgcaccattatttttaaaatagtcgTGGTGGGCTCactttttttagtattaaTTTTACCGCGATTTGTGTGTTCTCCTCGCTTTATATCTTTTACctttcaacattttgtcaAATCTTGATTTTTGTATCATTTCAGAATAGTCTCATCAATACCATAAAAAATGGAAGTTCAGCTCAAATTCGAGCACGTTGGGACTTACTTCAAGCAACGTGATAAGTGAGTTTCTAGGCTTCAAGTGAATTAAACGAATATAAACATTTATAGGACTGCAATCCCCGGACAGCTCCCAAATCGTTTAAATGAAAATCCTGATCTTTTTGGTCTGTTGAAAGATCCTCTGGATCTCACCTTTGGATATGAGCGCTTCAAAGACGAGGGAGATGGAGATATTTATGAATCCATTTGTGACTTCACACGAAAAACTGCTAAACGAGGAACTTCATTGAAAGAGGTACACATTAGTTTTTCTTGATTCTAAAAGTATGGAAGATTTCAGACAATCGGCGccgatattttttcaaaccgatccattttgacaaaaattgcaacaGCGTCAAATTATAACCAAACACCGTTTGAAATTGTAGTTCTCCGCAAGAATGGAGTAATATTTCTCCACAAGCTCGGAAAGTCCTATATAGATAATTGCGGAGCAGGGTATAACTTTGAGAAGTACATGACTCTTAATGACTTGGGAAACCACCATAATCCAAACGAAAAGGTGTCAAATGCGACATGCTCAAAAGTGGTACTCCGAACGTCTTTTGAAACCAGGAACGAAACAATAAAAGTCTATTACGCTTCTGAAGTTGATGCGATTGACAAAAGtaagttttgaattattgaGTATTAGACACTATCcattgtagaatttttttattttgacatCTTCCGGGTCTCACTATGAAAaccaaaccaaaaaaatcttgcTTTTTTCTCgaagttcaaaatgtttgactATTCTCGAAATCCGACTCGGACAGTTTTTGACATGTAAAAAATACTTCGATTCCTTTCTATCTTGAGCCTCGGTTCATAATGCTCTGTTAAATATCACAATCATGGAGAAATTTgctagaaacaaaaaattaatcagtACTATCATTTACAGATGATGAATTTGTGGAAATAAAAGCAACGTAAATGGTTACACTGGAACAGCCAGAAACACTACTTCCAATCGTTCCTTGGAAATGTTCCAACCATCCTGATTGGCCGCAAAgaccaaaaaaactttgtctACCAAGTTGGCTCATActcaatttatatttaaatcatcaaaaatttcaggttgaCACAATCAAAACAAACGATATTCCCATGATGGATGTAAAATGGGGTGTTCAGCGTTGCCTCGCACGACTGGTCACCGTGCTCAGTACGATCAAGTCAAAGCTTCCATATGATGATCAAACtatttctgttaaaattgTTGGGGAACATTTTCGATACGAAAACACAAATGCTGAAAACTGGAATTTCGTTCTCTCTTCGTCTTTCCTGGAATATTTCGAggagtaattttttaattgtattacattttttcaatgcttGCCAAGTGTTTCAATGATTCcatcaatattttgaatgaattttatatgtttactttttcaaacattaattGTTTCTTTCACAAGTCCCAACGAGCCAGTTTGTGATGTGAATGAACAAAGTTTCaaggaaacaaaaactttGCACACGTTTACTTACCATTACGGTACATTACGGatcgaaaaaacaaagaaaatggaaatcaaCAGATGAATAACATTGAACATCGAATAACATTGAACTTCCTTAAAATTGTTATGATTATCGAGACACCTGACAATGTTATTAACAATAAAAAGTGCTATTCAAATGTAGCCCTTCAATTAAACTCTGtgaatattagaaaatttgatggtTTGAAGTGTGACGTAAAccgaatttttcattgaaaaattagtgaatTGCACAAACGTTACAGAAAAGTATTTTGACAGGATCTTCAAAGACCAAGCGAGGAAGGGAGTGTCTTGTATTTGCAAATAAATGAATAACTTAAATGCTACACATCCGGCTCAGGAAAAACTGTCTCATGAAATTATTTGTCCTAGCGTTATGTCCTAGGACTATAGTCGTATacataatttttctatttctcctTAATACTGTATTGTAAAATCCGTTTAATGTCACACTTTTCAACATTAAAACTTTCTATTATTCACAGAGTATAATTTGAGGACTACTTGTGAATACTACTTTTGATAGATAATAACATTGTCAAGTGTCTCATAACAATTTCAGTAAAGTTCAATGTTATTGGATGATAACTGTTTCTTGATCAGTAAGAGTTTCAGGGTACAGTAGACAGTTTTCTACTATAAAAGAAGCTTCTACTCATAACTGAATCAGTCTACTccaacaagtttttttttctattttctgtattttcccTTAAgcttttcgatattttgaatttcagatgatGTCGGCGCAATTCGTCGCATTTCTTCTCATCGCATTTAATTTGTCTCTACCGGCCAACGCATTCAGTAAGATCTAATGAATTTTAGGGTATATAaagtttctttgattttcttcaaatcgaAAAGTTGGGTTTCGCAAGAAAGCCCGCAAGTATACTCAACTtgtgaaatttcgaatatcaaattcaaactttgttTCTGTATTTTGCACGTTAATATGACTTTTTAATCgcattttacagtttcagacGGTGCAAATGCATCTGTTGGTCTTTTTGGAAACGCGAGTTCATGTCCAAAAGCAGCAAAATTTGGAAAGGGACCACCAAAGTCATGCACTATACCTAGTGACCCAAACAATAAGCCAGCTTCTCAGCTAGAATCCTGGTTCACCAGAGAAATGTTTGAAGACTTGTTTCCATTCGCAAATCTTGGATGGGGTCCGTCGAGCTGCTGGCCATATTCTTACGATGCTTTTAAAATTGCATCCAGATATTTTCCAGAGTTTGGAACTTCTCTTAATGTGAATAACACGGTACGAAATCTAAACTAAtaactatgaaaattttcgtattAACTGAATAACTTCCAGGTGTATACTGCGGACGAGAATAAAAAACGAGATTTGGCTGCCTTCTTTGCCCATGCAATTCAAGAAACTGGAGAAAACAACAACTATCTTTATACGTAAGTTTTATATAGTTAAAGATGGAGTACTGTATCGTCCGTAGAGATTTTACTGCAAATGAAATCAAACGTGTTGAAATTGCCAAATAAAACTCTtacttctagaaaaaatactaaattttgtatatttttttcctttaaaaactttagaaCAGTTTTACGAATTTCTTAGGGTAACATTTAGTCATGACAATAATTTCCAGCGCGCTTCCCGATCAAGAGGCATCCAATTGTTTCTACCGCGGAGGATTTTATAACTGGTTTGAAGGTGGACCGTCAAGTAACTTTTTAAACCCAGAAACACCTGGTCACTCTCCAACTGATGGAAATTCATGTACATCTGCTGGTCGTTACTGTTCTGCTTCTGATCAGATTACCTTTTTCTATCCCTGCTccaattcaacaatttcaaaccCTGCTGCTCCATATAAAGGATGCTATTTTGGAAGAggaggaattcaaatttcgtatAACTACAACTACGGGCAGTTCCAAGATTGGTTGAAATCTGTAAATATTACAGTTGACTTATTGAAAGAACCAAATCTTGTAATGACTAAAATGGATCCACCACTTGCGATTATGGCTTCTCTTTGGTTCTACATGACACCTCAACCACCAAAACCAGCAATGCATGATATTTTAATGGGAAACTGGAATAGTGGTGCACAGAATTCAGCAGCTGGATATGATGGGCCAATCTTTGGACCAACTTCATTAATCATTAATAATGAATGTTCTGGagaagattcaaaaaatccagGAGGACCAGGAGAATCAAGAAGAATCAAGGCATTCAAGTGGTTCAATGGATACTTTGGCTCCCCTGTTGGACCTGAACATACACTGTCTTGTGGAAGTAGGTTACCATTTTCCCAacaagttttctattttttttattccaaaatgcactagaagtttccagaaacTTTCTTACTTGTCCACGAAAAATTGcctcatttttctgtttcaaattttttttctctattatCACCAGAGTTGAACGCCTTAAAATTTCCTCCTATAATATACAAATTTCACAGAAATGCCAGTGAAACTTAATGCGATACCCCACTATCAGAGTTATCAACCTGATTGGAGTTCATCCTGGAAACCAGAACGATGTGACTGTGCTCCTGCAAGTTACGGAGGACTCGTGTATTATTTTGATCCAAACTATTACCC
This is a stretch of genomic DNA from Caenorhabditis elegans chromosome V. It encodes these proteins:
- the T26F2.1 gene encoding Glycoside hydrolase family 19 catalytic domain-containing protein (Partially confirmed by transcript evidence) encodes the protein MSAQFVAFLLIAFNLSLPANAFNGANASVGLFGNASSCPKAAKFGKGPPKSCTIPSDPNNKPASQLESWFTREMFEDLFPFANLGWGPSSCWPYSYDAFKIASRYFPEFGTSLNVNNTVYTADENKKRDLAAFFAHAIQETGENNNYLYTALPDQEASNCFYRGGFYNWFEGGPSSNFLNPETPGHSPTDGNSCTSAGRYCSASDQITFFYPCSNSTISNPAAPYKGCYFGRGGIQISYNYNYGQFQDWLKSVNITVDLLKEPNLVMTKMDPPLAIMASLWFYMTPQPPKPAMHDILMGNWNSGAQNSAAGYDGPIFGPTSLIINNECSGEDSKNPGGPGESRRIKAFKWFNGYFGSPVGPEHTLSCGKMPVKLNAIPHYQSYQPDWSSSWKPERCDCAPASYGGLVYYFDPNYYPASFVAQNDLNRKKCIETVYANPSMYFMDKKNSLCLNY
- the T26F2.1 gene encoding Glycoside hydrolase family 19 catalytic domain-containing protein (Partially confirmed by transcript evidence) — translated: MSAQFVAFLLIAFNLSLPANAFISDGANASVGLFGNASSCPKAAKFGKGPPKSCTIPSDPNNKPASQLESWFTREMFEDLFPFANLGWGPSSCWPYSYDAFKIASRYFPEFGTSLNVNNTVYTADENKKRDLAAFFAHAIQETGENNNYLYTALPDQEASNCFYRGGFYNWFEGGPSSNFLNPETPGHSPTDGNSCTSAGRYCSASDQITFFYPCSNSTISNPAAPYKGCYFGRGGIQISYNYNYGQFQDWLKSVNITVDLLKEPNLVMTKMDPPLAIMASLWFYMTPQPPKPAMHDILMGNWNSGAQNSAAGYDGPIFGPTSLIINNECSGEDSKNPGGPGESRRIKAFKWFNGYFGSPVGPEHTLSCGKMPVKLNAIPHYQSYQPDWSSSWKPERCDCAPASYGGLVYYFDPNYYPASFVAQNDLNRKKCIETVYANPSMYFMDKKNSLCLNY